A genomic region of Zygotorulaspora mrakii chromosome 7, complete sequence contains the following coding sequences:
- the ENT5 gene encoding Ent5p (similar to Saccharomyces cerevisiae ENT5 (YDR153C); ancestral locus Anc_8.335) — MDSLSKKIQNLGIHDIRNAARFAQNMIIQYDPYQVDIRRATNTDSWGPTPKHLEKVLRNRYQVPLYLMTEYTLKRLVDHIATRPKNLYEKARKDYVNYGSEWRVVFKCLVVVEYLLLNVGDGDELNQVRSCLTTHKHIITREAMEYRVAFSNDGKMEVHERGIKKKCENILQLLEDSQYLKKERNKNGKNHLKIRSQGISSLYNANPVSGTDDVSELVDGEDDDEDIVVGNNNAETGSAAQRNRRRSTIEEQRRQRREILREKIKSTEQERKRQLNNQQNIPDLIDLDFNEAQPSAPQNGSDAAIPVFGEEDGDDDDDFGDFQGGSNGKTVSTAGTTTTTGAHAPLDNDLLDWSASPNAQTSNATPSAQSNQANGQKDDAFANLFSYSKSLI, encoded by the coding sequence TGCTACAAATACAGATTCTTGGGGCCCAACTCCTAAGCATTTGGAAAAGgttttgagaaacagaTATCAAGTGCCACTCTATTTGATGACAGAGTACACATTGAAACGTTTGGTAGATCACATTGCGACAAGACCGAAAAATTTATATGAAAAGGCCAGAAAGGATTATGTAAATTATGGATCAGAATGGAGGGTTGTGTTTAAATGTTTGGTAGTTGTGGAGTATCTACTGCTCAACGTTGGTGACGGCGATGAGTTGAACCAGGTTAGAAGTTGTTTGACCACACATAAGCACATTATCACTAGAGAAGCAATGGAATATAGAGTTGCGTTTTCCAATGACGGTAAGATGGAAGTCCACGAACGGggtataaaaaaaaaatgtgaaaaCATACTACAATTGTTGGAAGATtctcaatatttgaaaaaggaaagaaataaaaacgGTAAGAATCATTTAAAGATTCGATCACAAGgtatttcatcattgtACAATGCCAATCCCGTCAGCGGAACCGATGACGTGAGTGAACTTGTCGATGGTGAGGACGATGATGAGGATATTGTCGTTGGTAATAACAATGCAGAAACAGGTTCTGCTGCACAGAGAAATCGTAGGCGTTCAACAATTGAGGAACAAAGAAGACAGAGAAGAGAGATTTTAAGGGAAAAAATTAAGAGCACTGAGcaggaaagaaaaagacaaCTGAATAATCAGCAAAACATTCCAGACCTCATCGATTTAGACTTCAATGAAGCGCAACCATCAGCACCGCAAAATGGAAGCGATGCGGCCATTCCTGTTTTTGGTGAGGAAGACGgcgatgatgacgatgactTTGGCGATTTTCAAGGAGGATCGAATGGTAAAACGGTATCAACCGCCGGAACTACCACAACAACAGGAGCACATGCTCCTTTAGACAATGACTTGTTAGATTGGTCAGCTTCCCCAAACGCACAAACGTCAAATGCAACGCCAAGTGCACAATCCAATCAGGCTAATGGTCAAAAAGATGACGCATTTGCAAATTTATTCtcatattcaaaatcactAATATAG
- the GIR2 gene encoding Gir2p (similar to Saccharomyces cerevisiae GIR2 (YDR152W); ancestral locus Anc_8.334) yields the protein MDYKTEQAEELEVLESIYPDTEDLEILEKKYPDIRFTSKCELEPQVEDFKFTERLLLIVEFLLPEKYPDEAPIMKFHLEEEPLEDADGESDEEREEEEQEYDEHGNKVERKLKNFADAVSFEHFIPELQARIEEQIEEEMLQGTQMCFALISSIKELSESWYTGEINKLKREHELELQKREREEQKKFQGTKVTRESYLEWRSKFREEWKLDEKDEQRRTQAHHGRLTGKQIFQRGLAGEFDEEESEVNTTAEKLKKSVI from the coding sequence ATGGACTATAAGACTGAGCAAGCTGAGGAACTAGAGGTGCTGGAGTCCATCTATCCAGACACGGAGGATCTGGagattcttgaaaaaaagtatcCCGATATCAGATTTACCAGCAAATGTGAACTGGAACCGCAGGTTGAAGACTTTAAGTTCACCGAGAGGTTGCTGTTAATTGTGGAGTTTTTGCTGCCGGAGAAATATCCCGATGAAGCGCCCATAATGAAATTCCATCTAGAGGAAGAGCCCTTGGAAGATGCAGATGGCGAGAGTGAcgaagaaagagaagaagaggagCAGGAGTACGATGAGCACGGTAATAAGGTTGAGCgtaaattgaaaaattttgcagatGCAGTCAGTTTTGAACATTTCATTCCAGAGTTGCAAGCGCGGATTGAGgaacaaattgaagagGAAATGTTGCAGGGCACGCAGATGTGTTTTGCATTGATCTCGTCTATCAAGGAGTTGAGCGAAAGTTGGTACACCGGAGAGATCAATAAGTTGAAGAGAGAGCACGAACTGGAGCTGCAAAAGCGTGAGAGGGAAGagcagaaaaaatttcaaggtACAAAAGTTACGCGGGAGTCCTACCTGGAATGGCGATCAAAATTCAGGGAAGAGTGGAAGCTAGATGAAAAGGACGAGCAAAGAAGGACACAAGCGCATCATGGCAGGCTCACTGGTAAGCAGATTTTCCAAAGAGGTTTGGCGGGTGAGTTCGACGAAGAAGAGAGTGAAGTGAATACAACAGCcgaaaaattaaaaaaatctgtaaTTTAG
- the CTH1 gene encoding putative mRNA-binding protein CTH1 (similar to Saccharomyces cerevisiae CTH1 (YDR151C) and TIS11 (YLR136C); ancestral locus Anc_8.333), translating to MDGFSYSFGRAPSPGGDGANVAYLARTPSGGNSFTTSASTCTYTSSVFSTEEDSYDSRIKEIEQYYIKTLLNEDENKDDYRNHDSFLSDHSKVPVSYYQHLNDFKPRETAQQQQQWQWQQQLQQQQQWQQLQQQQQQQQAQLQAELQKQNQLQTTYSNATGGTESAISKPKNKKNILEVEINHNLRPVEDPLPLTTENLQRLTISGCNQQRSVSRADSQSLSQGYPGIHKTTQPAQQPQLNKELYKTELCESFTTKGSCRYGNKCQFAHGLHELKFKPKSNNYRTKPCVNWTKNGYCPYGKRCCFKHGNDEDIQLQAGHSDKFASRKNLHANVKALQKITW from the coding sequence ATGGATGGATTTAGTTATAGCTTTGGTAGAGCACCATCGCCCGGTGGAGATGGGGCCAATGTGGCTTATTTAGCTCGTACTCCCAGTGGAGGTAATTCCTTCACCACAAGTGCTTCAACTTGCACGTATACGTCTTCTGTCTTCTCCACGGAAGAGGACAGTTACGACTCTagaatcaaagaaattgaacagTACTACATCAAGACGCTGCTAAACGAGGACGAAAATAAGGACGATTACAGGAACCACGATTCTTTTCTGAGCGATCATTCAAAGGTGCCCGTGAGCTACTATCAACACTTGAACGATTTCAAACCAAGAGAAACCGcacaacaacagcagcagtGGCAATGGCAACAGCAGctgcaacaacagcaacaatggcaacaactacagcagcaacagcaacagcagcaggCACAGTTACAGGCAGAGCTACAGAAGCAAAACCAACTTCAAACTACATATTCTAATGCCACTGGTGGTACAGAATCTGCAATTTCAAAgccaaaaaataaaaagaatattcTAGAGGTTGAAATCAACCACAATTTGAGACCAGTCGAAGATCCTCTTCCACTTACGACAGAGAACTTACAGAGGTTGACAATAAGCGGTTGCAACCAACAAAGATCTGTCTCCCGGGCAGATTCACAAAGCCTCTCTCAAGGATATCCTGGTATTCATAAGACAACTCAACCAGCTCAACAACCTCAATTAAACAAAGAACTGTACAAGACAGAATTATGTGAATCGTTCACGACCAAGGGAAGTTGTAGATATGGTAATAAGTGCCAATTTGCACATGGGCTTCATGAACTTAAATTCAAACCGAAATCGAACAATTATAGAACAAAGCCTTGTGTTAATTGGACAAAAAATGGGTATTGTCCATATGGTAAGCGTTGCTGCTTCAAGCATGGCAACGATGAGGATATTCAATTGCAAGCTGGGCATTCTGATAAATTTGCCAGTAGGAAAAATCTACATGCTAACGTTAAAGCATTGCAAAAAATCACGTGGTAA